CCTTTCCTGCCACAGAGGCGACCCTGAGGCCAGAAGGGGTTGTGGTGGTCCAGGAGCCTCCAGTAACCTCAAAACTGTATGGCTTTTCTTTTTCTACCGATTTCGGTTGAGTCATGTCATCTCCTGCATTCACCGCAGAATTAGCCTTGCCTGAAAATCATGGACAAAtactttgtttgtttggttatgTACTGATTTCCCCTCCTTTGCCTCCACAGCTCAGGTCTTCCAAAAGTAGTCGTTTGTTGTAAGTACTCCAGTGTAATTTAAAAGATACGTTAAATTGaattatatattgttttaaacCAGATCATTGAGATGAACGGGTACAGTATACAGACACAAAAAACTCTCTTTAGGTATTATTTATCTCCGGTATATGAATGAtgttaaaacatacagtaaatattgcTGTTATCTGCAATTGTGAATTTTGTTACCCTTCTTGTTTTTAACGCCTTTGGTGTCCACTGCTAGTTCTTTGATAGACTCCTGGTCCTCCGCAGGTGTCCGTGgaactaacacacacactggtTCAGAGTCTGGACTTCTACTTACAGTACCATCTGCAAACAGGACCTTGAAAACAAATCCACAAATTCGTTACACTATATTCTCTGACATATAAAGTATGTTTATGTGTTGTAAAAAGGTTCAAATGAATACACTGAATGATAATAATCAGGTCAATATAAGAATACCTCAGTAGATCCATCTTTCATATGTTTTATGGTTGTTCCTCTGCAGGTAATGACCCTGGAGACCTCGGTGTGCATGCTGATGTCTGATCGAGACCCGGCGTTATAGTATCTCTGTTTTATCAGCAAAGAACAACTGCTAGAATGACCACCTGCAAAACACAGATCTTACAGCTAAAAGGCAAAGAATAACTATTCCATGAAGAGAGGACGTACTCGAACCAGGAACCTTTTTGCTGCGTGAATCAGTGCCACCCAATACCTCACCTGCTAAATCCTCAAAATCAAAGTACAGGATGAGTCCATTGGGAACAGAAACGTGAAGTTTTAGGAATGCTGCAGAAGAACTGTCCATGTGCTCATGCTGTGTCTCAGGAGCCTAAGACGGCAATAATACATAATGTATAAACATCAAACTGCAATGCACCTAACTAACCAGCATTTGTCATTAATGTTCTTTTGTCGTCACCTGCTGTTGGTCAGTACAGGAGCTGGGCACTATGGGATCATGGATTTCAGCTTTTGTCTTGTTTGGGCTGGTATGACTGCAGGAGAGCTGAATGCCATTTGCCAGTACAGCATAGAAAGATCCACGTTTCTCTGTCTCACAATCTGCTTTGCCTCCAAGAGGAGCTGGATTGGGTGAAACAATATCTGTAGTTACAGTAACGTAGTAATCTTTTGTGGAATAGAAGCATGTCTAAAATGCACTACCTGGCAGATGTCCGTGGGTGtctgattattttatttatgttattgcaaaacaaatgcttttatcaCCTGTCTATTAATATTACACTTGTCTTGTGTCTGAATCATACCTTGTTTAATCAAATCAATGTCCTTCAGTTCATCCTGTTCTTTCTTCCTCTCTGAAATGTGTGTGTAGAAGTGATGGCCATCCTTCTTTACACAGATTTTCAGTTGTTTCAACCCTAAGGATACAAACAAACGTATTTAAtagtgtaaatgtgtgtatgtgtgcatgtacATATCTATCATTAAGTTCAATAAAACCGagcttattttgttttcaaaccTTGTGTGAAATGAAAACTCTCCACATCTATTTGTCCCCCATCAGATGGATAGAAAGACTGAACTTCCTCGCAGACCTGCACAAGTTTCCCATTTAAACTGTAGCCTGTGAATGCCtgcacaaaacatacaaatatgatTACAAATTCAGCATTTAGATCTTGACATATGATATCATGTAACACCAGTTTCAGACATTTGCTTTTCTTGTGTCTGGTGGATCTTGAGGTGACTCTGGAACATCTCTGGTCTTGTCTCCAGTCACTGTAGCTGAACTGGGTGTTTCGGACACAACCTCTCTGCTCTTTCTTGAGGTAACAGGGGTCTTCGTTTCCTCTTTTACTTTTGGTGTGGCCTTCCCTCCTTTCTCCTTACTTGTCTTTTTTGATTCCTCCTCCTCATTTAATCTATCCTGCTCCATTTTCCATGCCTACAACAAATACGTGAGAAAAAGTACCCTGTAAAGAGCAACTTAAGGGGACTACAAACAGAAAAAGTATGTCAAACTGTTCCTGTAAAAAAGGAACTACAaaaaagtactggcagaaaattaccagtacatttttctttattttacggacatttctgttaatgctaaaatgtaatttaatgcagtgcaaaatgtaaaatacaggtaaaacaactgtaaaaaatgaatccGGAAAATTCctacatattaatacagtatattgtgccctatttttacaaaaattttttagagtgtagaacATATGTTCATGGTTATGAATGTGTAATGGGTTTTTCAACATAACTGTCAAGTAATTTAAATATCATATTGTAAGCTTAGACATGCATTTTAGACACCTGGACAGCACAAGATATTTATCTGTCTGCTAATATTTCATcaaatgtgtttaaactcaCTTTTAGAGAATCCTTTCttatatatatttctgtgtcTATGATCGGGGCTTTCACGGGTGAGTCTAAAGAAGAGAAAGTATTCATGTGAATATTTCAACACATATTATCTCATCCAAAGTGACTGAGATCTCTTCTAATGTATCATTCGAAATGTCTTTCTACATGCTTATGCTTAAAGGGACTGATGTATTAAACATCAGAAATAAATGGTTGCCTCTTTTCAAGTCGCTCTCTGAAGGAGTTTTTATGAGagttctctctttttctttcctctCCTGTTCAAGGTGCCATTTTTCCTCTTCTTGTCTGGTCAATTCACTGATGGAGTCAGCCACGTATTCCAAATAGTACCTACAAGAATTAATGTTAATGTGTTATGAATATTAAGTTGGTCAAACTTTTACTCTGACAGGGTGTAATAATTTTCCAATATTACATTAAGCGAAAATCctaatttaaattttttattacCTGTCATTTTATAGGACATTAAGGTAAGTAATGATCCTATTAAATTAGGTTAATAAAATATATCTGTCTTGtgttaaaataatcataaaagGAGTTGTAAGATTGAACTGTGGGATACCTGAACCCCACATCTGTGTGAAGGGATGTATTCCGGAATTCTTTGCAACTCCTGTGAGGGCTCATGGGATGATGGCAGATGACATATATAGCATTGTCTCTGCAGGAGTGAAATTTATCCACACATCTGTATGTTTCAGATGCAGACTGAATGACCTAAATATGTGAGGAGTTTGTGACAGCATAtttgaaatgcaaaaacaacaCAAGATAAGATTCGTTTGAAGTTGTGTACCTGAGGAAAAACACAAGCACTGTGGTTCTCCGCAAAGTTCCAATGTCCTAATTGTCGAATCAACGTCTTTTGGAGGTCTGTTATGGTCACTTTATTACCCTGCCAGGATGTTAAATAAGACAAAAGTGTGAGGACCGTATATATCACATAATAAATTGTAGCTTATTTGTGTCAACATAAGCAAAATTGAATCATACCTTTTGCTGCTCAGTCCCAGCAGAAATTTGTGCTGGTcctttaacaataaaaatatttgtttggaAAGCATAGGCTAATATTTTTCTGTAAGGTCTATATGTAATGGCTCTTTTATCATGTGGGCGCTCTGGTCACACCTGGTGTGCACCCGTTGTTCCAGTACAGGTGTTTGGAATATTCAACAGGGTTGTCCCATGGTGTGGGGCTGGGAGGGTCTGGTCCTTTAATACAGCCACTCTCATCCACAGTAGTCAAGCGCATGCTTTCGAACACAAACAGCTGGAGAAGCCGCTGTAGATCAGACCAGCTCATAGACTCTGGGGATGCACACAAACCATGTTAACACACATTAAGAAGAACTGGTTTCCCCAGGAACCAATTGACCTTCTCCTCACCATCAGTGCAGAAGTGCCGCAGCTCTTGAGATCTGCTCAGTCTATCAGATGAACTCTCAGGAAATCTAGATACAAGGCTGGTCCACACCAGGCTTTGTTTCATGATGCCTGCTACGATTTTGATAGGATCAAACCCATCCAGGGCCTGCAATTTAAGAATCGTGGATTACATTTGTCATCGCTCGGCCATACCAGCATCTCAGGCTATAGGAAGGACAGTTCCTGGACAGATGATGGTTGGTCTTTCACAGAGCTAAAAtgtttcaatggcatttatatGGATATGCTTACCCTTTAGATGTGAACTTTTAATGATATAGAAAATTCACTATTATCCTAAGATTATACAAATTTTTCGTCCCAGTTTGTGTTTGCTGCTAATGTCCTAAACCCATTGGGTTAGAGCTTGATCAATAAACATAGGTATATATTCACATGCTCACAGAAAATTGGTGGAGTCTCCTTGACCTCTCATCATGGTGATTTATTAGCAGTGGTTTCTGATCTATAGTTGTTGGTGTGCCTTGGATTCCAAAGTCCTCCATCAgtttctgtcacacacacagcttATTGAAACTACACCTGATGTATGTCTAGTAATTGTTTCCTCTAAAATTGGTCTGAGAAAGAAACTTTACCTTCCTGTCTTCTTCTTGCATTGGCAGAGACATAACAGATGAGACCATGTAATTGATTAGATCTTTATCTGTTTCATCCGAGTTTTGCTTTGAATCAACTGATCCTGACATCACTTTCTGTTCTGATGCCACCAGCTGCAAAACACACAGGATAAATTTAGCTATTCTTTACTAATTTTCAAAGAATAATAAAACTCGCAAACAATGCtccaacattaaaaaacatatcaACTGTTTTATAATGCTCTAAGAATTGTAAGCAGCTTTAAACCAACCTTAATAAATGTCAATTAAAGAGAAACATTATGCATGGTTATGCATCCATTGCACATTATGCATGGGTTCATTCACCTGCTCAAGCATGCAATGCAGGATGAGTGGAACAGATGTGATTTCAGGAGGAATTCTGTCCAGTAGGTCACAGTAATATCTCATGTCAACCTCTGTGCTCAGAACAGGAGACTCTGGCTCTGCTGAACAAACACAAAGATTCAGTTCGGACGGTTTTAGACGACATGTTACAGAAAACAACAGGCAAACAAGTGGTAGATTTTGTGCTCGTATGCTTAATCACATAATATGAATTGCACACAAAAACTTgctcaaatgtaaatgtatatggaAATACAAAATCGAGTTTAACATCTATTATACCAGGGTTTTCCTCTGTTGCTGCTTTCCTCCTTGGAGTTTGTATAACCTAAAGCACGAATAAACAGATTCAGTGTTAAATCTGTTAAGTGTTGGGCTTTCAGTCTTCACCGCTATTGTAATGTACCTCAAATGAGCTCTGTGGTCGTGAATGCTGACTGGGTCCGGAGGCCACTGGGACCTGGATCAGTTTCATGGAGTTGAGATAATGACTGTGCTGTCTTCTCCAGTCAAGACTGTCATACACCAGACATGCTACACCTTCAAACATAGCTTCACCAAAAGCCATCTAAAAGACATCATTagatgcatttatgcatttgacagacactacccaaagtgacttgcagtgcattcaagctaaacattttatttgtttgtgttcctggGAATCTACCAAACaggaacacagatgataaaatgTATCAATACTATATCCTAGATGGCAACATTGGAAGGTACAAAATCAGTAATGTGGTACaatgaaatgcatttattttttattcaccaTGGCTTCAGCATTGCCTGTGTCCTCTGGCAGCAGATGCCTCTTCACACTGTACTTCAATATGGCCACATCGAAAAGTCTCGATCCTTCGCTCCCACTGTTCAAGACACGATCCAACTGCTTCCAGAACCCATCTAACTCTTGCTGCCTCTTCTGCTTCAAGAAATCAACTTCTGGACACAGGATAAAACGTATGCTTACAAAATAATCTAATCTAATAATACATAATCTTGTAAAACCACACATGGCATATTCCACATGATCTCCTTTTAAAGGTATAAGGGCAGTTAAAAACTTGCAATTTACCGTGATCTTCAGGTGAGCAGTAATTCTCCTCTGCTGTTGTTTCTTCGAAAGCCTCTGATTGATCGTCTCTCTCTAAGCCCAGTTTAATAACATTGGACACATGGATACCCAAAGAGTTCAATGCAGATATCAGATGGGGCTGGTGGAATCCCATCATTAGGATGTAGTGCTGCGGCCCGTCATCTGGCTCATCATCTGCACAGAGGTCAGgggtcatttattttcatttgaaataactTTCACAGATTCATTTTTATGTACAATCTATGGAAACTTTAAATAGGCCTCACCTATGTATTCAATATTGTTTTCCTCCTCCCCTCTCCGTTTGAGTTTGGTGTTCTTGGTTGAAACTGAAAGGTCATTTTTCCCCTTCACTGCCCCTTTACCTCCCTGATCCTTGCTGGCATAATTTGCTTCTCCTTTTACATGTGCATTGTCCTCTAGAGCCTTAGAGATACATACTCTGTGTTACTACTCCTCACAGACATGtagtcagtgttgggtaagttactctcaaaaagtaattaattactagttactaattacatattcaatagtgtaattagattactgtacaaattactctctccaaaaag
Above is a genomic segment from Triplophysa rosa linkage group LG17, Trosa_1v2, whole genome shotgun sequence containing:
- the spag17 gene encoding LOW QUALITY PROTEIN: sperm-associated antigen 17 (The sequence of the model RefSeq protein was modified relative to this genomic sequence to represent the inferred CDS: substituted 3 bases at 3 genomic stop codons) produces the protein MPPKRIASVTPSGVTPARAASGKHWDSSLSAAVFEENDWRVSVSLVQTEKAEDEQLSSALIQAVQKPLRKLFSVLSWQNTLEKINELGNPKSRKTKDVPMFYEVTEVAKSQMDAGENITVDLMAKLIKFHLLILKNNDIQRRAAERKALEDNAHVKGEANYASKDQGGKGAVKGKNDLSVSTKNTKLKRRGEEENNIEYIDDEPDDGPQHYILMMGFHQPHLISALNSLGIHVSNVIKLGLERDDQSEAFEETTAEENYCSPEDHEVDFLKQKRQQELDGFWKQLDRVLNSGSEGSRLFDVAILKYSVKRHLLPEDTGNAEAMMAFGEAMFEGVACLVYDSLDWRRQHSHYLNSMKLIQVPVASGPSQHSRPQSSFEVIQTPRRKAATEENPAEPESPVLSTEVDMRYYCDLLDRIPPEITSVPLILHCMLEQLVASEQKVMSGSVDSKQNSDETDKDLINYMVSSVMSLPMQEEDRKKLMEDFGIQGTPTTIDQKPLLINHHDERSRRLHQFSALDGFDPIKIVAGIMKQSLVWTSLVSRFPESSSDRLSRSQELRHFCTDESMSWSDLQRLLQLFVFESMRLTTVDESGCIKGPDPPSPTPWDNPVEYSKHLYWNNGCTPGPAQISAGTEQQKGNKVTITDLQKTLIRQLGHWNFAENHSACVFPQVIQSASETYRCVDKFHSCRDNAIYVICHHPMSPHRSCKEFRNTSLHTDVGFRYYLEYVADSISELTRQEEEKWHLEQERKEKERTLIKTPSESDLKRDSPVKAPIIDTEIYIRKDSLKAWKMEQDRLNEEEESKKTSKEKGGKATPKVKEETKTPVTSRKSREVVSETPSSATVTGDKTRDVPESPQDPPDTRKANAFTGYSLNGKLVQVCEEVQSFYPSDGGQIDVESFHFTQGLKQLKICVKKDGHHFYTHISERKKEQDELKDIDLIKQAPLGGKADCETEKRGSFYAVLANGIQLSCSHTSPNKTKAEIHDPIVPSSCTDQQQVTTKEHXXQMLVSXAPETQHEHMDSSSAAFLKLHVSVPNGLILYFDFEDLAGGHSSSCSLLIKQRYYNAGSRSDISMHTEVSRVITCRGTTIKHMKDGSTEVLFADGTVSRSPDSEPVCVLVPRTPAEDQESIKELAVDTKGVKNKKGKANSAVNAGDDMTQPKSVEKEKPYSFEVTGGSWTTTTPSGLRVASVAGKEIEAQPILTYHATDPLNGTVVVTREDKVLSVLRKDGTVIVDHADGTRITTFNQQRELQQRLITGEKLVRVEKTEFATVIMDCEGKGCEVLLGDGTSISTTADGSYKVYPCGGGVLHIDKDGGAVYTSHQSGTDTDQFGQYVMNHRADVLCHMIDPDGNRFQVNAAGQIAVTSRSEQPTNEETETELQQNAEFKTHPPRLFVVHEDGSASELLRAQDVDDVLQKAYSDSTIAVLTDPLPEFQESCCITLLRPCPEDSHWLLSKHEDDILPTNLKSRKWDSFPSSEKTTPGLPFGTTLGRGLEIKNKPKCTSIQAQPVLECPDVLLVRQVIQHPPVTEPLRRKLMENIKVYLEHLLERENQLEKIQPKDPRCAQMLVMSLPEAEDPQVAMEPLSGDVASLYTETVSAGQQSNNLQEKTNEKHTVSVDKQKQDSLWENRINRHRQELQEERRHRIALRHEIVTPYFYPELQEMNSFFTHEASTTKHPNIYQNSPENFPLKWRHFLLHFLVKTFRLKSVTFSHYRAEMYSAVTMSVSF